GATGGAATGTTTTTGGCAACGACTTCAGGATTGAATGATTTCATATTCTTAACTTTAAGACTGACAGGAATTGCCTTTTCAGAATCACCCGAGAGTTTATCATCCACAGCATAGTTTAAGGAAAGATCCATACCTTCCATTACCTGTTCAAAGTTGTTTTTATTGATCTCGATCTTTTCTCTGTCAATCACACGCTGATCTTTGGGTTTAATTGAAAAATCACCCATAACCATCATTTTAAGAGGTAATTCAACTTTCTTTTTCGCATCCCCTTTACCCACATCGAGTTTAAGGTTTATTCGCGCCGGGGGTATTTCGTTTTGGAAACTTCCAGCCATTGTCTCCACCTTTCTGTTTAAGAGTTACTGTTTTTGTTTATATGCAGCTTTTGGGTTAACAAAACTGAGTTTTTTCATGACATTTTCTCTTTTTTCCAACAGACACAGCTGTGAAGGCCCTTGTTTTCCCTGTGCTGCCGAAGCATAAACTCTTGCCAACAGACTAAGAGTTTCAGAGCAAAGTTCAGGCTCCCATGCACATAGATTAAATTTATCGATAGTTTCTGCCAGAGTTTCAAGAATATACAGCGCAAGGTCGGTTCTCTTTGCATTATACATAACCGATGCAACAATAACTCTTCTGCGGAAGTTATCTCTTTCTGAGTTTGAATCCGAAATCTTTCCAAGAAGTAAATCCAAAGCAGAATCCACCTTCTTTTGAGAAACCAGCCCGTTAACCTCCTTGCGATCCTCTTCAACTGAATCATTTACCTTTCCGGCATTTGACGCACTCTCCGAAGAGAAGAGGCTGGCCACTTCATCCTCGATCCAATCAACTGTTGCCGGATCACAGAAAGGAGTTCCGTCGCTGTAGCAGAGATTTTTCACCTCCGGGAGCCGTTTTAAGAACAGTGCGGTCTCAAGCACTATAGCATCCCTGACAGAGGCATAGGCAGGCCCAAGCTGTGACGCTGCAGTGGCAGAAATTCTCTGAAGATCCAACCAGTAATGTGTTGGACCAGAACTGAATACCTTCTCAGCGGTATCAAGAGCGGATTTGTAATCACCTTTTTCCAAAAGAGCACTTATGGAATTACGTCTCTCCGGCGGAGGGGGTTCAAGTCTTGTGGTAGTACCATCTGAAACCGGAGCATTTTCCACACTGCCCCATCTTACGGCTCTGAGAAAACGATAACCACGTGGACTTTCCGGCTGTTTACCTATTAAAAAAAGAGCAGATTTGCGAATGCTCTCCAGTGCATCTTTGGGGGAATCCAAAGGCCCTGTGGATGCAGCAGAGGCAGAAGCGGCGCTGGAAGATGCTTGAGTTCCGGAGGCGGCAGCACCTGAAGCGGAACCACCCGTTTGGGCCTGAGAAGTTTGTGGTTTGGGTGGCTCTTCCTTCTTCGGCTCAGTCTGTTTTTCCCATTTTTGAGCGGCGGAATACAACTTAGCGGGAAACGGTGCACCGTTAGGGAATTCGGCATTGAGCACATCTTTCATTTTCAAGAGTGCTGCAGATAATCTTTTCACATGCTCATGAGCTTCAGTATCAGGCTTGGCGTTTTCGATGGTATCGACAAAACGATTTTCGCTTAACCACTTAAGAGAAAGTTGTTTAGCTCTTGGACGAATAGGAAACAAAGAGCCATAATCTTTTCCCATAAGCTGTCCAAGAGAGTCAAAAACATCACAAAAACACTGCCACTCTCCTTTTTTGAGATAACAAAAGCCAAGAAAAGAGAAAAGACGAATATCCTTAGACTTTTCCGTCAATAGGGAAAAGGACTTCTGTTCAAGAGTATCAAAATCTATGTTGGCCAGTTTTCCGATCTCAGCTTTGACCAATTCGAAATCATGATCGTAGTTGATATCTTCACCATAAGAAGTACCATCATCAAACAGTGCAGTTAATTGAGTAAGATGTTCAGAAATAACAACCAGCTCCTGTTAAGTTTCGACAATTAAAACCTGCTCATGTATACAACCTTATAAATAACCACATAAATATACAAACCCTGCCCCAAAGGGTTTTCTTACTGATTTTTCAAAGAAAAAATCTAACGAACTGCTTTAAAAACAGGCCTGACAAAAATGGCCATTGCATTGCAATTATGGAGATAACAGGTCCAGTTTTTAAATAAACTTATTGTGGTAAATGTCGTGGTGCGGAGTAGTGTTTATCTAAATGTAACCAAACTTACAAACAGCAAAATTGATTAAGGGCTGAAAACCTGTTGTTCTTCAGTATAACCCATAAACTAAAATAGAAATAATAATAAGACAATATAAAAGTAAAGGAGTTTGTTAATTTTCTGTGAACAAATGTAATTTCTTAAGTTAACTGTAGAAAAAAGAATCCAATAGTAATGTACTGAAACACTACAATTATCAGCTTACGCATAAGATAAATTTGCAAATCAGCTCTGAAAAACTTATATAAATTATGGTTTCTATACCGACGGGATAATATGTATTTTGTTTGAAGAAACCGCAGTGCTTATTTCTAACGAAGCAGAATTTTTTACCGATATACCTTATCGCCTTTTGGGAAAGACTTCGAAGTGTAATAACCTGAAAACTTGAACTTTATAAGGACCAAAACAAACAATTATGGCATGTTTTTATCTTGAAGTAACAAGTGGCTATGACTCAGGAAAACGCTTTAAGCTATCGGATGGGGCAAATACCATTGGCAGAAGTAAGGATAATTCAATTTGCCTGAGCAAAGAGGAACGTGTCGTATCAAGCCACCATGCAATAGTTTACAAGTATCAGGACAAAGTTACCATTCAGGATATGTCCAGCACAAACGGGACATATAAAAATGGTGTTCGTATAGTTCAGGAAGACCTCTCAGAGGATGAAGATTTTGGTTTCGGAGAGAAGGGGCCCAGGTTAAAACTCATTATCAGTGAAGAAGAACTTACTACGGCCGCCCCAGCCGTGGCAACCAAAACGATCTCCAAAACTAGCCATACCGATAACACCGGGTATGAATTCGACAATCATCAGGACAATGATTCCCTGTTTCCCAAAAAAACACAGAGTACCCCTTTGAACCCAAATGCCCAATTCGGTTCATATACCATGGACATCGAGCAAAAACTGATAAAGAATCAAATAAGCAGTGAAGACATGCACAAACTGCTCAGTAAGGGTGAACGGGTGGAAAAAATAATGCAACAGGGGAATTTAAGCAAAACCCAAACCCACTTTCTTCACATGGCATATAACTCACAAAGTAAGCTTCGTAAACAATTTATGCTTATTATTGGGTCTATCTGTTTGATATCTATTATTGTAACTGCGCTTTTCTCTGTAAGAATCATCCAATACAGAAGAAATCTAAATGAAGCTCAACTGCTGAAAAATCAACTGGAAGGATATGAAAAGGAAATTCACGAAGCGCAAAGAAGAGGCGCCGGGGAAAGAGAGATTTCCGGACTTATAAATGAGTTAGAAGAAACACAGTCCAGGTTCCACTCTTTGACAATGGAACTGAGGGAGGAGGATTTCAATAAATTTTACAAAGATACCGTAGAATTGTTCCTCCATGACATACTCGCCCGCTTCGGCGAGACTGAATTCCATGTACCACCTCAAATGCTCGAACGGGTGAAACATCACATAGATATTTATTCCGGTCCAATGAGGCGAACCATAGGCCGCTTTTTCGAAAGAAAAGAACTCTATTTCCCGATGATCCACCGGATATTTACGGAAAACAATCTACCACCCGAACTTGCCTATATCTCGATGCTTGAAAGCGGCTTTGACACTCTTGCTATCAGCCATGCCGGAGCTGTGGGGTTGTGGCAATTTATGCCCCGCACAGGACGACAATACGGCCTTAGAGTCGACGATGCAATTGACGAACGAAACAACCCTCTGAAATCAACCTATGCTGCGGCTGAATATTTAAAGAATCTTATTTCCATCTTCGGAAGCAGAAGCTCCATTATGCTTGCTATTGCAGCCTATAATGCCGGCGAAGGGAGAATCATAGGAGCACTCAAGAGAATAGAAAACCCAATGAGAGATCGCTGTTTCTGGCACATATACAGATTGGGTCTGCTTGCTGAGGAGACAAATGAATATATCCCACGCATACTCGCCCTCATCATTTTAGATGAAAACCGTGAGTATTACGGATTCTCCAGATAATATAAAACGATCTCTGGTTTTGGTTTCAAATAGCCGAATCTTCAAAAAAAAATTTTTAAGCAGCCCCAATGCATTTACATTCGCAAAGAACTGCCCATAAAACTACTCCTGCCTGTAGTTGTGTAAGAATGTTTTTACACAATTCATCGCTTCCCTCAGTTCATCGGGACGTGGCAGAAAAACAATCCTGAAATGATCAGGTTCTGGCCAGTTAAAGCCAGTTCCATGTACCATAAGTATTCTCTGATCTCTAAGCAGGTCAAGCATAAACTTCTCATCACTTTTAATATTGAACCTTTTAATATCAATCTTAGGAAAGATATAAAAGGTGCCCTTGGGTTCCACGAAACTGATTCCTTCAATTTCCGAGAGAATCGAGCAACAGATCTTTCTCTGTTCGTACAGTCTTCCACCCTTTGCGGTAAGATCTTTAATACTCTGATAACCACCAAGTGCAGTCTGGATAATTGATTGACCTGGTACATTGCTGCAAAGCCGCATAGATGCAAGCATTGTCAATCCTTCAAGGTAATCGGATGCAATAGCTTTGTTTCCGCTTACAATCATCCACCCAACCCGAAATCCTGCAACTCTGTACGTTTTTGACAATCCATTGAAAGTTACAAAAAACACATCATCGGCAAGGGACGCCATTGAGGTGTGCTCATTGTCATCGTAGAGAATTTTATCATATATTTCGTCAGAAAAAATTATGAGCTTATTTTCACGTGCGATCTCAACGATCTCTTCAAGCAGCTCTCTTGGATAAAGAGCACCTGTTGGATTATTGGGATTTATGACAACGATCCCCTTTGTTTTAGGAGTGATTTTTTTCCTGATATCTTCCAGATCAGGATACCACTCAGACTGTTCATCACAGTGGTAATGTACAGCCCTCCCCCCTGAAAGATTTGCTGCAGCAGTCCAGAGCGGATAATCGGGAGAAGGAATGAGAATTTCATCTCCATTGTTGAGAAGAGCCTGCAATGACATCTGAATAACTTCACTCACACCGTTTCCTATATAGATATCCTCAATATCGACTCCTTTGATGTCCTTTTCCTGGCAGTACTGCATGATTGCCTTGCGGGCGGGAAACAAACCTTTGGAATCACAATAACCCTGAGTCTGGCTGAGATTCAGAATCATGTCATGGATCACCTCATCAGGTGCCAACAATCCAAACGGAGCTGGATTTCCGGTATTGAGCTTGAGAATTTTATATCCCTCTTCTTCAAGCAGTTTTGCCTCATCTAATACAGGCCCCCGGATATCATATAGGACATTATCAAGCTTTGCTGATTTTTTTATTGAATCCATACAGGAAACCCTTCCTTAAATTAAAAGTAGGTATACACAAGTTTTGTGCATACCTACAGAATTATACATCCTAAATAGCCTTGTTTTCAAGCAGAATGAAAAGTCAGCAGCCTATCTTATGCCTCTGATATTTGCTTCCCTGACTCTTCTCATGAGGTTTGCCTCCTCCATTCTGAGTTCTTCGAAGCGAAAATCAGATTCTACCAGTCTGAACTCAACCCTTCGGTTAGCAGCCCTTCCTTCTGCTGTTCTGTTATCAGCTATCGGCATTGTCAGACCATAACCAACTGCTACCAGATTTTTCTCAGGTACACCTCTTGAGAGCAGATAGTTTTTGACTGATGCTGCTCTTGCCGCAGAGAGAAGCAGGTTATAATCTGCAGCCCCGCGTGAATCGGTATGACCCTGAATCTCATATCTCAGATGAGGATATCTCTTCAGGAAGTCTGCTATAAAATCCAGTCCTGCAAAGGATGTAGAGATAATTTCTGCACTGTTGGTTTCAAAATTAACCGCACGCAACCTGGTATCGATCTCTTTAGTTTCCTCCTCAGTCGGCATTTCAAACTCTTCGATCTCAGGCTCTGGTTCCGGTTCTGGTTCTGGCTCTGGTTCCGGTTCTGGAACAGGCTTTGGTTCCGGTTGTGGTATAGGTTCCGGTTGAGGTTCTATTTCAGCCAGCACAATCGGCATCGGTCTTGGTTCATCCTCTCTTACAGGTTCCGGGGCACACTTTTCACCCTGATTACCCCAGTTAAACCTCACACCACCCATGAGTTCAACACCTCTTGAAGGAAAAAAGTAGGGTGTGCCGACAGCCTTATATGCTGCATCGATTGAGAAATGATTGAAATCAAATCCAAGACCCAAAGCAGAAGCAATTTTCTCCGGCCCTCCGAAGATAAATCCCATGCGAAAAGGAACAAATCCTCTCATCAAACCAGCTTCACCACCCAGTGAAAAACGCGGTATGAAAGATCTTCCGGCTCCCCTGGTCAGCTGCTGTTCGTAATGAATGCCCCATGAAGCATAATCGATATTAAAAGGGTTATCCTGTCTGCTTTTTGTGGTGAAATCGTGATTATTTGAGTAACCTATATTGAATGCAAGCGGAAGGTAGGTGATAAAATTTGAACTTGACAGAGTATCGTGCTCTGTTGATATATACTCACCGATATCTCTATTAAATATGTAAAGAAGCGGATCTCCATCTTCATCTTCTGCTCTCTCCACTCCCCTTATGATCTCCATAACATCAAGATTACGTTTATCGATTCTGTAGGTCACATCCATAGCATCTTTAACCCAAAAAATGAGTCCCAAATCCTGGATATTTATAGTTAACGAGTGGTTATCGTTATATAATATTCCCCCGATATCAAATCCTAATCCATGCCCGTGAGCTGGAAAGCCCTGTTCAAATGGGTTTGTGTATCTCCAGGGTCCATGAAATCCCATTCCGGCAGTCCTGATTGTCATATCACCTTTTACATCCAGAGCATTAGTCTCTTCATTGTAAATGATACGGCTGTCATCATCAACCTGCACATCCATGATTGAGTGCCCCATGACATACTTTACACCGACTCCCCCTGCACCACATGCAAGCCCAAAAAGATCATGCAAAGCGGGAATGTTCACCGGTAGCCCTATATGAAATGTAAAATCGGTAGCCCATATACCATGTTGATGAAGATCGGAAAAACCCAGGAAATTCCCTCGTCTCAACCCATCATGCTCTGAAAAAATCATTTTCAAAGGACCACCGGGGATTCTGAATTCCTCCTCAATTCTGGTGGACACGCTGAAAGCCATGTTTCTGTGTGCAACATTCAGCAGGTTAATACGTGTTCCGACATATACCCCCAAACCACCATCCAACTCTCTTGACAATGCAGCACTAACCTCTTCAGGAGATAATCCATCCAGACCAAAACTGGCCCTGAAAATTTTTGAAGCTAAGGCTGATGCCTCCTGAAGACTGTCAACCCAGTACCGATTGAAAGGTGAAAGAGCAAGTTTATCGCTCCAAACTCCAAAACTGTAATTGGTAAAGGGTGCCACTGTCAAACCACTTCTGGGAGCTCTTGGGATACCCAAAAGAGCAGGATTATGATAAGTAGCATCCAGGGCACCACCTGAAGCATTTATGGCTTGTGTAGTACCCACGCTTCTTGGGTTATTGTCAAGAGCGGCCAACAAAGAGAATGTAAAAAGAAGAACTGTTGTATATACCTTAATTTTTAACATTACTACTACCTTTTGTTTAAATGCTCCGGTTTACCATATAAAAAGTGAATCTGTATTATTAATGCCACGCAAAAACAGCCATGAATTGATCTTTATATTACATGTATCCGAGGCGCGATCGCGGGGATTTTCATACCAGGTTTTCAACCATCTCCATGAAAGCGTATCTGAATCAAACATCAATTCTGTTTGCTCATGAGTAAGCTCAACGGAACTGAACACACTGTCCGGTGCAACGGTAGCTGTTGACCTTTGAGGAATAAAAACGCCATTCTCACTCATCAGATTTATGAAACCATGATTTTCTGCTTCCCCGGAAGTGATGAGATTATGAACATCATCTATTGTCATTGCTTCAAGTTCCTGCATTTTGTTGTCTCTGTTGGGAGCAATCAAAGCATAGAGTCTACTGTTTAAATTAGAGTTGTTTCTGATCCACATATTGAACTTTAAATACCTGTCATCCATTTTCCTGAAGATATCAAGTTCACCAGGGACACTAAACGTATCGATGCCAAGATCCATAACGAATGTGTTTGTCACCCTCCAGTCAAGAGATGCATTCATCTGGTAGGTCACGTTGGCATTAACCGTGAGCCGCCCAACATAGCTGACATAATCGGGATCAAGGGGATCTATAAGGTCATTGATCGCCCTAATTGTAGTACCCGCTGGTACTCTAACCCTGACAATTGCCATAATGGAATCCGGAAACTGATTTACCACATCTGTAATATCTATACCTCTCATAAAGGTGGTATCATTTTTAACATGGTTTAAAACAGTATTTGTATCACTGCTGACCTGAGAGAGTATGTCGACCATCCTGAATTCAACTTCCATATGCTCCATCTCGGAGCCCTGAGTCATCTCTGTGTGTACAAATATGTTTGCAGACACATCATCAGCAAATTCAAAATTCCCCCTTAACCTCTCTTTGTTGCCCTCATGCCATGGAAATGGAATCTCCACGTAAACTGTATCACCTTCACGTTCGTAATCAAGCATTACTTCACCAAAAAACTCCTTGAATTTGTATTCCCCAGTGCTGACAGTCACAGTGATGACATCATTTTCGTTCAGAGTTACGACCTGCCCTCTTGGCGCAACTTCGACCTCGTACCAAACCTGGGTAAAACACTCGCCTCTGTGAGGATCCCATTGGGGGAACATTCTCACACCGGAGAGATTTTTCAGATCAAACTCACGAAATTCACCGGCTCCAACATTCGTTTCAATAATAGTACCGAAAT
This is a stretch of genomic DNA from Chitinispirillum alkaliphilum. It encodes these proteins:
- a CDS encoding type VI secretion system ImpB; translation: MAGSFQNEIPPARINLKLDVGKGDAKKKVELPLKMMVMGDFSIKPKDQRVIDREKIEINKNNFEQVMEGMDLSLNYAVDDKLSGDSEKAIPVSLKVKNMKSFNPEVVAKNIPSISRLLAARNLVKDLKSNLLDNREFRKRLETILKDGDATKALMEQLKNIVPEETSEKEEQDA
- a CDS encoding type VI secretion system protein ImpA; the encoded protein is MVKAEIGKLANIDFDTLEQKSFSLLTEKSKDIRLFSFLGFCYLKKGEWQCFCDVFDSLGQLMGKDYGSLFPIRPRAKQLSLKWLSENRFVDTIENAKPDTEAHEHVKRLSAALLKMKDVLNAEFPNGAPFPAKLYSAAQKWEKQTEPKKEEPPKPQTSQAQTGGSASGAAASGTQASSSAASASAASTGPLDSPKDALESIRKSALFLIGKQPESPRGYRFLRAVRWGSVENAPVSDGTTTRLEPPPPERRNSISALLEKGDYKSALDTAEKVFSSGPTHYWLDLQRISATAASQLGPAYASVRDAIVLETALFLKRLPEVKNLCYSDGTPFCDPATVDWIEDEVASLFSSESASNAGKVNDSVEEDRKEVNGLVSQKKVDSALDLLLGKISDSNSERDNFRRRVIVASVMYNAKRTDLALYILETLAETIDKFNLCAWEPELCSETLSLLARVYASAAQGKQGPSQLCLLEKRENVMKKLSFVNPKAAYKQKQ
- a CDS encoding Membrane-bound lytic murein transglycosylase D precursor; the encoded protein is MACFYLEVTSGYDSGKRFKLSDGANTIGRSKDNSICLSKEERVVSSHHAIVYKYQDKVTIQDMSSTNGTYKNGVRIVQEDLSEDEDFGFGEKGPRLKLIISEEELTTAAPAVATKTISKTSHTDNTGYEFDNHQDNDSLFPKKTQSTPLNPNAQFGSYTMDIEQKLIKNQISSEDMHKLLSKGERVEKIMQQGNLSKTQTHFLHMAYNSQSKLRKQFMLIIGSICLISIIVTALFSVRIIQYRRNLNEAQLLKNQLEGYEKEIHEAQRRGAGEREISGLINELEETQSRFHSLTMELREEDFNKFYKDTVELFLHDILARFGETEFHVPPQMLERVKHHIDIYSGPMRRTIGRFFERKELYFPMIHRIFTENNLPPELAYISMLESGFDTLAISHAGAVGLWQFMPRTGRQYGLRVDDAIDERNNPLKSTYAAAEYLKNLISIFGSRSSIMLAIAAYNAGEGRIIGALKRIENPMRDRCFWHIYRLGLLAEETNEYIPRILALIILDENREYYGFSR
- a CDS encoding Aspartate aminotransferase; this encodes MDSIKKSAKLDNVLYDIRGPVLDEAKLLEEEGYKILKLNTGNPAPFGLLAPDEVIHDMILNLSQTQGYCDSKGLFPARKAIMQYCQEKDIKGVDIEDIYIGNGVSEVIQMSLQALLNNGDEILIPSPDYPLWTAAANLSGGRAVHYHCDEQSEWYPDLEDIRKKITPKTKGIVVINPNNPTGALYPRELLEEIVEIARENKLIIFSDEIYDKILYDDNEHTSMASLADDVFFVTFNGLSKTYRVAGFRVGWMIVSGNKAIASDYLEGLTMLASMRLCSNVPGQSIIQTALGGYQSIKDLTAKGGRLYEQRKICCSILSEIEGISFVEPKGTFYIFPKIDIKRFNIKSDEKFMLDLLRDQRILMVHGTGFNWPEPDHFRIVFLPRPDELREAMNCVKTFLHNYRQE